The following are from one region of the Capsicum annuum cultivar UCD-10X-F1 chromosome 1, UCD10Xv1.1, whole genome shotgun sequence genome:
- the LOC107853971 gene encoding pollen receptor-like kinase 4, whose product MMACSTRNHRYMVTNNILLTITLTCLITLCYGQEPDSTLLLKFKSSLKNATSSLSNWDPSVQLCNVNISNWNGVLCSNGKLIGLRLESMRLSGYLDMDTLSELTSLRTISVMNNNFEGPFPDVKKIGGRLRGVFLSNNRFSGEVPDDAFAGMKSIRRILMANNEFRGKIPTSLLGIPKLVELQLQDNQFDGNIPAFGQQDFQLNVANNRLEGPIPSQLSTQSASSFSGNLDLCGKPMPPCPPPKKKKKGIPVLTIILAAIGGLVILAIIFFALFLFHKQRKKTTQYEKSSVQNLNKKPSENNNFPNKPEKADKYTRSDKGKLYFVRRDRENFDLEDLLRAPAEVLGSGSFGSSYKADLPIGKPIVVRRFRQMNNVGKEDFHEHMRRLGKLSHPNVLPLVAFYYRKEEKLLVTDFVDNGSLASHLHGKRSPNPPCLGWPTRLKIIKGVARGLAYLYRELPTLTLPHGHLKSSNVLLDHNFEPLVADYALVPVINKDHAKQFMVAYKSPEYMQNERLTRKTDVWSLGILILELLTGRFPANYLKQGKGANADLAVWVNSVVREEWTGEVFDKDMNTNKHNCEGEMLKLLKIGMCCCEMDVGRRWDLMEALDKIEELKDSDGEDYSSNYYPSEGEMYSSKAITDDDFSFSRNV is encoded by the exons ATGATGGCTTGTTCAACAAGAAACCATCGATACATGGTGACCAACAACATTCTCCTAACGATCACATTAACTTGTTTGATAACATTGTGTTACGGTCAAGAGCCTGACTCAACTCTCCTCCTTAAATTCAAGTCATCCCTCAAAAACGCCACTTCATCACTTAGCAACTGGGATCCATCTGTGCAGCTTTGCAACGTCAACATTTCAAATTGGAATGGAGTACTCTGCTCCAATGGAAAATTGATCGGTCTTCGCCTCGAATCCATGCGATTATCGGGGTATCTCGACATGGACACGCTCTCTGAGTTGACTTCTTTACGTACAATAAGTGttatgaataataattttgaaggTCCATTTCCAGACGTGAAGAAAATAGGAGGTCGATTACGAGGTGTATTTTTGTCGAATAATCGATTTTCTGGTGAGGTGCCAGATGATGCTTTTGCTGGAATGAAGTCAATAAGGAGAATTTTAATGGCGAATAATGAGTTTAGAGGGAAGATTCCCACGTCGTTATTGGGAATTCCAAAGCTTGTTGAGTTGCAGCTACAAGATAATCAGTTTGATGGTAATATACCTGCATTTGGTCAGCAGGATTTCCAATTAAATGTTGCAAATAATAGACTTGAAGGTCCTATACCATCTCAATTAAGCACCCAAAGTGCAAGCTCCTTTTCAG GAAATTTGGACCTATGTGGTAAGCCAATGCCACCATGTCCGccaccaaagaagaagaagaaaggaatcCCAGTACTGACCATAATCCTAGCAGCCATTGGAGGATTAGTCATATTAGCCATTATCTTTTTTGCACTCTTCCTTTTCCACAAGCAAAGGAAAAAAACGACACAATATGAAAAATCATCAGttcaaaatctcaacaaaaaaccCTCAGAAAATAATAATTTCCCAAATAAACCTGAGAAAGCAGACAAGTACACAAGAAGTGACAAGGGTAAATTGTATTTTGTGAGAAGGGACAGagaaaattttgatttggaagaTCTTCTTAGAGCACCAGCTGAGGTTTTGGGAAGTGGAAGCTTTGGTTCTTCTTATAAAGCTGACCTTCCTATTGGAAAACCTATTGTTGTGAGGAGATTTAGACAAATGAATAATGTGGGGAAAGAAGATTTTCATGAACATATGAGGAGACTTGGAAAGTTGTCACATCCTAATGTCCTTCCTCTTGTGGCTTTCTATTATAGAAAGGAAGAAAAGCTTTTGGTCACTGATTTTGTTGATAATGGCAGCTTGGCAAGTCATTTACATG GCAAAAGAAGTCCTAACCCACCATGTCTTGGCTGGCCAACTCGTTTGAAGATCATAAAAGGAGTAGCAAGGGGTTTGGCTTACCTCTACAGGGAGCTACCAACACTAACACTCCCACATGGGCATCTTAAATCGTCGAATGTTCTTCTAGACCACAACTTTGAGCCACTAGTAGCAGACTACGCCCTTGTCCCAGTGATAAACAAGGACCATGCCAAACAGTTCATGGTAGCCTATAAATCACCTGAGTACATGCAAAATGAACGTCTGACAAGGAAAACTGATGTCTGGAGCCTCGGCATCCTCATCCTCGAGCTACTAACCGGCAG GTTTCCAGCCAATTATCTGAAGCAAGGGAAAGGTGCAAATGCAGACTTGGCAGTGTGGGTGAACTCAGTGGTGAGAGAAGAGTGGACAGGTGAGGTATTTGACAAGGACATGAACACAAACAAACATAATTGTGAAGGTGAAATGCTTAAGCTCCTGAAAATTGGCATGTGTTGTTGTGAAATGGATGTTGGAAGGAGATGGGATTTGATGGAAGCTTTAGACAAAATTGAAGAATTGAAAGATAGTGATGGTGAAGATTATTCTTCTAATTATTATCCAAGTGAAGGAGAAATGTACTCTTCTAAAGCCATCACTGATGATGATTTCTCCTTTTCTAGGAATGTTTAA